A genomic segment from Tessaracoccus defluvii encodes:
- a CDS encoding cysteine hydrolase, giving the protein MNPATTALVLIEFQNDFTTPGGTLHDAVKTVMESTDTLNNAVEAAAAIREAGGVVLHVPITFAPGYDEITRHPYGILKGVVDSTSFVRGSWGAEICEQLTPVEGDIIIEGKRGLDAFGSTNLDFVLRSKGIETVALAGFLTNCCVESTMRSAYEKGFEVLTITDAVGATSPEEHANAIQYDYPMFSKPMSTDEFVSSLSEDKELADSSRGY; this is encoded by the coding sequence ATGAACCCGGCAACCACTGCGCTCGTCCTGATCGAATTCCAGAACGACTTCACCACCCCCGGCGGCACCCTCCACGACGCCGTCAAGACCGTGATGGAGTCCACCGACACCCTCAACAACGCCGTCGAGGCGGCCGCTGCCATCCGCGAGGCCGGAGGCGTCGTCCTCCACGTCCCGATCACGTTCGCCCCCGGCTACGACGAGATCACCCGCCACCCGTACGGCATCCTCAAGGGCGTCGTCGACTCCACCAGCTTCGTCCGCGGCAGCTGGGGCGCCGAGATCTGCGAGCAGCTGACACCCGTCGAGGGCGACATCATCATCGAGGGCAAGCGCGGGCTGGACGCGTTCGGGTCGACCAACCTGGACTTCGTGCTGCGCTCCAAGGGCATCGAGACGGTGGCGCTGGCGGGTTTCCTGACGAACTGCTGCGTCGAGTCGACGATGCGCAGCGCGTACGAGAAGGGCTTCGAGGTGCTGACGATCACGGACGCCGTCGGCGCGACCTCGCCTGAGGAGCACGCCAACGCGATCCAGTACGACTACCCGATGTTCTCGAAGCCGATGTCGACGGACGAGTTCGTGTCGTCGCTGAGCGAGGACAAGGAACTGGCGGACTCGTCGCGGGGGTACTAA
- the eda gene encoding bifunctional 4-hydroxy-2-oxoglutarate aldolase/2-dehydro-3-deoxy-phosphogluconate aldolase: MDTLERLTSARIIPVVVVDDVAHAVPLARALVAGGIPVAEVTFRTAAAPDVIRAMAQEVPEILVGAGTVLNAGQVDQAADAGAQFIVSPGFLPSVVERAKERGLIVVPGAVTPSEIMAALEAGLSIVKFFPANVYGGVDAIAALGAPFGGVKFVPTGGVSSANLGEYLALPNVIAVGGTWMVKPALIRAGDFVAVENLSREAVASIAN; this comes from the coding sequence ATGGATACTCTTGAGCGGCTCACCTCGGCCCGCATCATCCCCGTCGTCGTTGTCGACGACGTCGCGCACGCGGTTCCCCTCGCCAGGGCGCTGGTCGCAGGCGGAATTCCGGTGGCCGAGGTCACGTTCCGCACGGCCGCCGCGCCCGACGTCATCCGTGCGATGGCGCAGGAGGTCCCCGAGATCCTCGTCGGTGCGGGCACCGTCCTGAACGCCGGCCAGGTCGACCAGGCCGCCGACGCCGGCGCCCAGTTCATCGTCTCCCCCGGCTTCCTCCCGTCCGTCGTCGAGCGGGCCAAGGAACGCGGGCTCATCGTCGTCCCCGGTGCCGTCACGCCGTCCGAGATCATGGCCGCCCTCGAGGCAGGCCTCTCCATCGTGAAGTTCTTCCCGGCCAACGTCTACGGCGGCGTCGACGCGATCGCCGCCCTCGGCGCACCGTTCGGTGGCGTGAAGTTCGTCCCCACCGGCGGCGTGTCCAGCGCCAACCTCGGCGAGTACCTGGCCCTGCCCAACGTCATCGCCGTCGGCGGCACCTGGATGGTCAAGCCCGCCCTGATCCGCGCCGGCGACTTCGTCGCCGTCGAGAACCTCTCCCGCGAGGCCGTCGCCTCCATCGCCAACTGA
- a CDS encoding ATP-binding protein translates to MTRIDTETKRKLREIGATCLVDALETQDDTLTLGMVFEERIKLAVDDAHATFTHGKVEGLIRRAGLRYPNADFRRLDLVEQRGLDRGVIAQLGTCAFITRQQNVVFQGFTGSGKSYLGSALAKQACQHRYRAHYIRMPDLEEAWASAKDRPAGKEKFLRKYAAFTLLVIDEWLLDPPDDSTRSMLLELLERRYDAVSTVFCTQYAKKDWHQRLGSGVHADAIMDRIVHNTIWIETGGTNMREHTATT, encoded by the coding sequence ATGACCCGGATCGATACCGAGACCAAACGCAAGCTCCGCGAGATCGGCGCCACCTGCCTGGTCGACGCCCTGGAAACCCAGGACGACACCCTCACCCTCGGGATGGTGTTCGAAGAACGCATCAAACTCGCCGTCGACGACGCCCACGCCACCTTCACCCACGGCAAGGTCGAAGGCCTGATCCGCCGGGCCGGGCTGCGTTACCCGAACGCCGACTTCCGCCGCCTCGACCTGGTCGAACAACGTGGCCTGGACCGCGGGGTGATCGCCCAACTCGGCACCTGCGCCTTCATCACCAGGCAGCAGAACGTCGTGTTCCAAGGCTTCACCGGATCCGGGAAGTCGTATCTCGGCTCCGCGCTGGCGAAACAGGCCTGCCAGCACCGATACCGGGCGCACTACATACGCATGCCCGACCTCGAGGAAGCCTGGGCCTCAGCTAAGGATCGGCCCGCCGGGAAGGAGAAGTTCCTGCGCAAGTACGCCGCGTTCACGCTGCTCGTGATCGACGAATGGCTCCTCGACCCACCCGACGACAGCACCCGCAGCATGCTCCTGGAACTCCTCGAACGCCGCTACGACGCCGTCTCCACCGTGTTCTGCACCCAGTACGCGAAGAAGGACTGGCACCAGCGCCTCGGCTCCGGCGTCCACGCCGACGCGATCATGGACCGCATCGTCCACAACACCATCTGGATCGAAACCGGCGGCACCAACATGCGCGAACACACCGCCACCACCTAA
- a CDS encoding sugar kinase has protein sequence MSNLVDLRPAEECRYDVVSLGEIMLRLDPGEMRIRTARSFAAWEGGGEYNVARGLSRVFGLRAATITALVDDEVGHLVESLIAAGGVDTSLIRWVASDGIGRSVRNGLNFTERGYGLRKAKGVSDRGNTAISQLRPEDIDFDHIFGTLGVRWLHTGGIYAALSEQAAETALAAVKAAKKYGTVISYDLNYRPSLWKTNGGQTKAQEVNRELARYVDVMLGNEEDFSAGLGFEIEGLDENFSELPIDAFRTMINEVAKEFTNFKVIATTLRAVKTASLNDWSALAWSPKDGVLQAADRKDVEILDRVGGGDSFASGMAYGLITGQPLQTCVEYGAAHGALAMTTPGDTSMVTCKDVVDLAGGGSARVDR, from the coding sequence ATGAGCAATCTCGTTGATCTCCGTCCCGCCGAGGAGTGCCGTTACGACGTCGTCTCGCTCGGCGAGATCATGCTGCGTCTCGATCCTGGCGAGATGCGCATCCGCACCGCCCGCTCGTTCGCGGCCTGGGAGGGGGGCGGCGAGTACAACGTGGCCCGCGGCCTGTCGCGCGTCTTCGGGCTGCGCGCCGCCACGATCACCGCGCTCGTCGACGACGAGGTCGGGCACCTGGTCGAGTCGCTCATCGCAGCCGGCGGCGTCGACACGTCGCTGATCCGCTGGGTGGCCAGCGACGGCATCGGCCGCTCCGTCCGCAACGGCCTGAACTTCACCGAGCGCGGCTACGGCCTCCGCAAGGCCAAGGGCGTCTCCGACCGAGGCAACACCGCGATCTCGCAGCTGCGCCCCGAGGACATCGACTTCGACCACATCTTCGGCACGCTCGGCGTGCGCTGGCTGCACACCGGCGGCATCTACGCGGCGCTGTCGGAGCAGGCCGCCGAGACCGCGCTGGCCGCCGTCAAGGCTGCCAAGAAGTACGGCACCGTCATCTCCTACGACCTCAACTACCGGCCCAGCCTCTGGAAGACCAACGGTGGCCAGACCAAGGCGCAGGAGGTCAACCGCGAACTGGCCCGCTACGTCGACGTCATGCTGGGCAACGAGGAGGACTTCTCCGCCGGGCTCGGATTCGAGATCGAGGGGCTCGACGAGAACTTCTCCGAGCTGCCCATCGACGCGTTCCGCACGATGATCAACGAGGTCGCCAAGGAGTTCACCAACTTCAAGGTGATCGCCACCACGCTGCGCGCCGTCAAGACTGCGTCGCTGAACGACTGGTCGGCGCTCGCCTGGTCGCCGAAGGACGGCGTGCTGCAGGCGGCCGATCGCAAGGATGTAGAGATCCTCGACCGCGTCGGTGGGGGCGACTCGTTCGCCTCCGGCATGGCCTACGGCCTCATCACCGGCCAGCCCCTGCAGACCTGTGTCGAGTACGGCGCCGCGCACGGTGCGCTCGCCATGACCACGCCCGGCGACACGTCGATGGTCACCTGCAAGGATGTCGTCGACCTGGCCGGCGGCGGCAGCGCCCGGGTCGATCGCTGA
- a CDS encoding NADPH-dependent FMN reductase produces MDLVAAAACPELVVIDGLERLPYFSEELEVDVPEVVVAFREAVAAVDALLIASPEYNDGMPGMLKNAIDWLSRPRPGAVLTAKPVAALGASPSPGGARGAVRDLKAVLSSAGAQVIGEGIFVPSVHEVLAEGVPHELSVRLQAQVDALVADGEAAAA; encoded by the coding sequence GTGGACCTGGTCGCCGCGGCCGCCTGCCCGGAGCTCGTCGTGATCGACGGACTCGAGCGTCTGCCGTACTTCAGCGAGGAGCTGGAGGTGGACGTGCCCGAGGTGGTCGTCGCGTTCCGCGAGGCCGTCGCCGCCGTCGACGCGCTGCTGATCGCCTCCCCCGAGTACAACGACGGCATGCCCGGGATGCTGAAGAACGCGATCGACTGGCTGTCGCGGCCACGGCCGGGCGCGGTGCTCACCGCCAAGCCCGTCGCCGCTCTCGGCGCGAGCCCGAGCCCGGGCGGTGCCAGGGGCGCCGTCCGCGATCTGAAGGCCGTGCTGAGCAGCGCCGGGGCCCAGGTGATCGGCGAGGGCATCTTCGTCCCGTCGGTGCACGAGGTGCTCGCCGAGGGTGTGCCGCACGAACTCTCGGTGCGGCTGCAGGCGCAGGTCGACGCGCTCGTCGCCGACGGTGAGGCGGCGGCCGCCTGA
- the istA gene encoding IS21 family transposase, with the protein MVRKIKAKLVLRLREEGFSGRQIAAQGMSRHSVTAVIEAADREGVGWDDVADLDEAAVYARLFPGRGEHESVHAQPDWASVHRELARVGVTLKLLHGEYVDRCRAEGSTAMGYDRFCKNYQQHVLVSGAASRIGHKAGQSIEVDWSGPTMQLTDPVTGQQRRVYLFVATLPFSRYAFVEPALDMRQDTWLRAHVAMFDWFGGSVPRIVPDNLKTGVIKHPAEGEVVLNDAYRELAAHYSAAVLPGRVRKPKDKASVENTVAHVATWVIAGLRDRRFATLAELRAAVYQRVEAYNREPFQKRAGSRLSVFEAEEKPLLRPLPAVGFEISRWVYGRRVQKNGHVVWEKNFYSVPYTRIGRSVDLRVTDTTLEVFTGHTRLTSHLLAPPGVFNQYRTHDADLPDGPRYRQWDAARVRQWAGRVGENTLTVVNRIFESVPVDEQGLDAALAVLRLTRRYSTERLEAACQTALASRVRSPRYAHLRPILETNQDHTGRQRPQTRPENGDGGPVGYVRGADYYGGAR; encoded by the coding sequence ATGGTACGCAAGATCAAAGCGAAGCTGGTGCTTCGGCTGCGTGAGGAGGGGTTCTCGGGCCGGCAGATCGCCGCGCAGGGGATGTCGCGTCATAGCGTGACGGCGGTGATCGAGGCCGCAGACCGGGAGGGTGTGGGCTGGGATGATGTGGCCGACCTGGACGAGGCCGCGGTGTATGCCCGACTGTTCCCGGGTCGTGGGGAGCATGAGAGCGTGCATGCGCAGCCGGACTGGGCGTCGGTGCATCGGGAGCTCGCCCGGGTTGGGGTGACGTTGAAGCTGCTCCATGGCGAGTACGTCGACAGGTGCCGGGCGGAGGGGTCGACGGCGATGGGCTATGACCGGTTCTGCAAGAACTATCAGCAGCATGTCCTGGTCAGCGGGGCGGCGTCGCGGATCGGTCACAAGGCCGGGCAGAGCATCGAGGTCGACTGGTCCGGGCCGACGATGCAGTTGACTGATCCGGTGACCGGGCAGCAGCGGCGGGTCTACTTGTTCGTGGCCACGTTGCCGTTCTCCCGGTACGCGTTCGTCGAGCCTGCGCTGGATATGCGGCAGGACACGTGGCTGCGGGCGCATGTGGCGATGTTCGACTGGTTCGGCGGCTCGGTCCCGCGGATCGTTCCGGACAACCTGAAGACCGGGGTGATCAAGCACCCGGCCGAGGGTGAGGTGGTCCTCAACGATGCCTATCGGGAGTTGGCGGCGCACTACTCGGCGGCGGTGCTGCCCGGCAGGGTCCGGAAGCCGAAGGACAAGGCCAGCGTCGAGAACACGGTCGCGCATGTCGCGACGTGGGTGATCGCCGGGCTCCGGGACCGCCGCTTCGCGACCCTGGCCGAGCTGCGCGCGGCGGTCTACCAGCGGGTGGAGGCCTACAACCGTGAACCCTTCCAGAAGAGGGCGGGATCACGCCTGAGCGTGTTCGAAGCGGAGGAGAAACCGCTGCTGCGGCCGCTGCCCGCGGTCGGGTTCGAGATCAGCCGCTGGGTCTACGGGCGTCGAGTCCAGAAGAATGGGCATGTGGTGTGGGAGAAGAACTTCTACTCCGTCCCCTACACCCGCATCGGTCGCAGTGTCGATCTGCGGGTCACCGACACGACGCTCGAGGTGTTCACCGGTCACACGCGGCTGACCAGCCACCTGCTCGCACCCCCAGGAGTGTTCAACCAGTACCGCACCCACGACGCCGACCTGCCTGACGGGCCCCGCTACCGGCAATGGGACGCGGCCAGGGTCCGCCAGTGGGCCGGCCGCGTCGGGGAGAACACGCTCACAGTGGTCAACCGGATCTTCGAGTCCGTCCCCGTCGATGAGCAGGGCCTCGATGCCGCGCTCGCGGTCCTGCGCCTGACCCGCCGCTACTCGACCGAACGCCTCGAAGCCGCCTGCCAGACCGCGCTGGCCTCCCGGGTCCGCTCACCCCGCTACGCCCATCTGAGACCGATCCTGGAAACCAACCAGGACCACACCGGCAGGCAGAGACCCCAGACTCGACCAGAGAACGGCGACGGTGGGCCGGTCGGGTACGTGCGTGGCGCCGACTACTACGGAGGCGCACGATGA
- a CDS encoding glycerol-3-phosphate dehydrogenase/oxidase — MTVLTPEQRANSLATMATETFDVLVIGGGVTGAGIALDAAARGLSTAVIEGQDWASGTSSRSSRLVHGGLRYLYNLDFKLVAEALTERGRLLSSIAPHLVEAQPFLWPLKMPVIERAYSAVGVGLYDILARIGSGGKKTVPIQKHLSKAGALARFPEIKPDALIGAIEFYDARVDDARLVITLIRTAQKYGAEAASRVRVTEVLKDDRGHASGVKAVDLETGESLTIKAKRIINATGVWTEETQDMAGGTGGLKVLASKGIHIVIPRERLKAQTGLFLRTEKSVLFIIPWQHYWVIGTTDTAWHEQLEHPVPTSADIDYVLAHANEVLGDKLTRDDIIGTYAGLRPLLQPKVLDESKSTKVSREHTVSEVIPGMVAIAGGKLTTYRVMAEDAVDFALGDAAKSRPSVTAHLPLLGAEGFEGVRNQAERLGAKYGFDADRMTHLLSRYGSEVGDLLATIDEDPSLGKPLAAAPQFLRAEVHRAAAVEGALHLEDIFIARVRLNSEARDRGGAAVDEVAEIAAAALGWDAAKVEEEKANYRARIAAELAAEDQSTDAAASAARMEAHDIVG; from the coding sequence ATGACCGTCCTCACCCCCGAACAGCGCGCAAACTCACTGGCCACAATGGCCACCGAGACGTTTGACGTGCTCGTGATCGGTGGCGGCGTCACCGGCGCGGGGATTGCGCTGGACGCAGCCGCACGTGGCCTGTCGACCGCGGTGATCGAAGGACAGGACTGGGCCTCCGGCACGTCGTCTCGATCTTCGCGACTCGTGCACGGTGGCCTGCGATACCTGTACAACCTCGACTTCAAGCTGGTCGCCGAGGCGCTCACCGAGCGCGGCCGCCTGCTGTCGTCCATCGCGCCTCACCTTGTCGAGGCGCAGCCCTTCCTGTGGCCGTTGAAGATGCCGGTCATCGAGCGGGCGTACTCCGCCGTCGGCGTCGGCCTCTACGACATCCTGGCGAGGATCGGATCCGGCGGTAAGAAGACCGTCCCGATCCAGAAGCACCTGTCGAAGGCCGGGGCGCTGGCCCGGTTCCCCGAGATCAAGCCCGACGCCCTCATCGGTGCCATCGAGTTCTACGACGCCCGCGTCGACGATGCGCGTCTCGTCATCACGTTGATCCGCACCGCGCAGAAGTACGGGGCTGAGGCCGCGAGCCGGGTGCGCGTGACGGAGGTCCTCAAGGACGACCGCGGCCACGCCTCCGGCGTGAAGGCCGTCGACCTCGAGACCGGTGAGTCGCTGACCATCAAGGCCAAGCGGATCATCAACGCCACCGGCGTGTGGACCGAGGAGACGCAGGACATGGCCGGCGGCACCGGCGGCCTCAAGGTGCTGGCGAGCAAGGGCATCCACATCGTCATTCCGCGTGAGCGGCTCAAGGCGCAGACGGGCCTGTTCCTCCGCACTGAGAAGTCCGTGCTGTTCATCATCCCGTGGCAGCACTACTGGGTCATCGGCACCACCGATACCGCGTGGCACGAGCAGCTCGAGCACCCGGTCCCGACGTCGGCTGACATCGACTATGTCCTCGCCCACGCCAACGAGGTGCTGGGTGACAAGTTGACCCGCGACGACATCATCGGCACCTATGCCGGCCTGCGGCCGCTGCTGCAGCCGAAGGTGCTTGACGAGTCGAAGTCGACGAAGGTCTCCCGCGAGCACACCGTCTCCGAGGTCATCCCCGGCATGGTCGCGATCGCAGGCGGCAAGCTGACGACGTACCGCGTGATGGCGGAGGACGCCGTCGACTTCGCACTCGGCGACGCGGCCAAGAGCCGCCCGTCGGTCACGGCCCACCTGCCGCTGCTGGGTGCCGAGGGATTCGAAGGGGTCCGCAACCAGGCCGAGCGTCTCGGAGCCAAGTACGGCTTCGATGCTGATCGAATGACGCATCTGCTGTCGCGCTACGGGTCGGAGGTCGGAGACCTGCTGGCCACGATCGACGAGGACCCGAGCCTCGGCAAGCCGCTCGCCGCCGCACCGCAGTTCCTGCGGGCCGAGGTGCACCGGGCCGCCGCCGTCGAGGGCGCCCTCCACCTGGAGGACATCTTCATCGCCCGGGTCCGCCTCAACTCGGAGGCCCGCGACCGCGGCGGCGCCGCCGTCGACGAGGTGGCTGAGATCGCCGCCGCAGCCCTCGGCTGGGACGCGGCGAAGGTTGAAGAGGAGAAGGCAAACTACCGGGCGCGCATCGCAGCTGAGCTCGCGGCCGAGGATCAGTCGACGGACGCCGCCGCGTCGGCCGCACGTATGGAGGCTCACGACATCGTCGGCTGA
- a CDS encoding UxaA family hydrolase, whose product MNEDRDWYHVLSEGDDVAVVTLEGREIPVGHKVALRDIAVGAPVRKYRHVIGYATADIAAGEYVHTHNLVFGEHEAPAEADHTVAPAAPPAVERTTFRGYRRSDGRVATRNVIAIVSTVNCSATVCQQIVAAVERAGILDGFANVDAVVPVTHGTGCGIAEGPNLERLRRTLAGYAGHVNVGGLITVALGCEVNQMTEFMEMVPRRDDLPVVELTMQTLGGTKATVAAGVEAVRELAAAIDAVERVEVGLEHLVLGLNCGGSDGWSGITANPVLGIASDVIVSHGGRSVLAETPEIYGAEDLLLERATAPDVADHLRQIIARWEDDVARTGDSLDNNPSPGNKAGGITTILEKSLGAVAKGGHAPMAAVYDYAEPIDTPGFGFMDTPGYDPVSVTGLIAGGANVVCFTTGRGSALGYGIVPVLKVSTNTALFERMPDDMDLNAGDVVTEGVSLQAKGLEIYGRLLDVASGERTKSEDLGYGSQEFVPWLQGPVF is encoded by the coding sequence GTGAACGAGGACCGTGACTGGTACCACGTGCTGAGCGAGGGCGACGACGTCGCCGTCGTCACCCTGGAGGGCCGGGAGATCCCGGTCGGCCACAAGGTCGCGCTGCGCGACATCGCCGTGGGGGCGCCGGTGCGCAAGTACCGGCACGTCATCGGCTACGCCACGGCGGACATCGCCGCAGGCGAGTACGTCCACACGCACAACCTCGTCTTCGGCGAGCATGAGGCGCCGGCGGAGGCGGATCACACGGTCGCCCCCGCCGCGCCGCCCGCCGTCGAGCGCACCACCTTCCGCGGGTACCGCCGCAGCGACGGGCGCGTCGCCACCCGCAACGTCATCGCCATCGTGTCGACGGTGAACTGCTCGGCCACCGTCTGCCAGCAGATCGTCGCCGCCGTCGAGCGGGCGGGGATCCTGGACGGGTTCGCGAACGTCGACGCCGTCGTCCCCGTGACCCATGGGACCGGCTGCGGCATCGCGGAGGGGCCGAACCTCGAACGACTACGGCGGACGCTTGCCGGCTACGCCGGACACGTCAACGTGGGCGGCCTCATCACGGTGGCGCTCGGCTGCGAGGTCAACCAGATGACCGAGTTCATGGAGATGGTTCCCCGCCGCGACGACCTGCCCGTCGTCGAACTCACCATGCAGACCCTCGGCGGCACGAAGGCGACCGTCGCCGCCGGCGTCGAGGCTGTGCGGGAGCTGGCCGCGGCCATCGACGCGGTCGAGCGCGTCGAGGTCGGCCTCGAACACCTCGTACTCGGGCTCAACTGCGGCGGCTCCGACGGCTGGTCGGGCATCACCGCGAACCCGGTCCTCGGCATCGCCTCCGACGTGATCGTCTCCCACGGCGGCCGCTCGGTGCTCGCCGAGACCCCCGAGATCTACGGCGCCGAAGACCTGCTGCTCGAGCGCGCCACCGCGCCCGACGTGGCCGATCACCTGCGGCAGATCATTGCCCGCTGGGAGGACGACGTCGCCCGGACCGGCGACTCGCTCGACAACAACCCCTCACCAGGCAACAAGGCCGGCGGCATCACGACCATCCTGGAGAAGTCGCTCGGCGCGGTCGCCAAGGGCGGGCATGCGCCGATGGCGGCCGTCTACGACTACGCCGAGCCGATCGACACGCCAGGCTTCGGCTTCATGGACACCCCGGGCTACGACCCGGTCTCAGTGACCGGGCTGATCGCGGGCGGCGCCAACGTCGTCTGCTTCACGACCGGACGGGGCTCGGCGCTCGGCTACGGCATCGTGCCGGTACTGAAGGTGTCGACGAACACGGCCCTGTTCGAGCGGATGCCCGACGACATGGACCTGAACGCGGGCGACGTCGTCACCGAGGGTGTGTCGCTGCAGGCGAAGGGCCTGGAGATCTACGGACGGCTGCTGGACGTCGCGTCCGGCGAGCGCACGAAGAGCGAGGACCTGGGGTACGGATCGCAGGAGTTCGTGCCGTGGCTCCAGGGGCCGGTCTTCTGA
- a CDS encoding recombinase family protein, translated as MSTTITAATAVEAEAPVLLAVSYLRVSTREQAERGGTDEGFSILAQREANARKAAELGAKVVREFVDAGESARSADRDGLKDMLAFITATRVTFCIVHKLDRLARNRADDVKIHEALLAAGVTLVSATESIDQTPSGMLVHGIMSSIAEFYSRNLATEVTKGLTQKLAQGGTPMRAPVGYLNVRRTDEAGREIRTVEVDPERAPLIRWAFEAYAKGETSVTGLLRDLTARGLTTVPSPKRPSKPLGKNTLYKLLTNPYYAGVIRYKGALHPGAHDPLIEPALFDQVQSLLKARNAKMTRHVTHAHHLKGLLHCGSCGSRMLLDFATNPRGTTYSYFICSGRAAKKTNCTRRAVPVQVAERLVEDSYRDITISEADYLHLAAEVDAAFDEQSAGRDQEFTDLTTHRARLEAESDKLLAAHFADAIDLPEYSVF; from the coding sequence ATGAGCACCACCATCACCGCAGCCACCGCCGTCGAGGCGGAGGCCCCGGTACTGCTCGCGGTGTCCTACCTGCGCGTCTCGACGCGGGAGCAGGCCGAACGTGGCGGCACCGACGAAGGCTTCTCCATCCTTGCGCAGCGCGAGGCCAACGCGAGGAAGGCCGCCGAACTGGGCGCGAAGGTCGTGCGCGAGTTCGTCGACGCCGGGGAGTCCGCGCGGTCGGCGGATCGTGACGGACTCAAGGACATGCTCGCGTTTATCACCGCAACGAGGGTGACTTTCTGCATCGTCCACAAGCTCGACCGGCTCGCACGTAACCGCGCAGACGACGTGAAGATTCACGAAGCCCTCCTTGCGGCAGGGGTGACGCTCGTGTCGGCGACCGAGTCCATCGACCAAACGCCGTCGGGGATGCTCGTGCACGGCATCATGTCGTCCATAGCGGAGTTCTACAGCCGCAACCTCGCCACCGAAGTCACCAAAGGGTTGACGCAGAAGCTCGCACAGGGCGGCACGCCGATGCGCGCGCCGGTCGGGTATCTCAATGTGCGCCGTACCGACGAGGCGGGCCGGGAGATTCGCACGGTCGAGGTCGATCCCGAGCGAGCCCCGCTGATTCGGTGGGCGTTCGAGGCCTACGCCAAGGGCGAGACGTCGGTCACCGGTCTACTGCGTGACCTCACCGCACGCGGCCTGACAACCGTGCCATCGCCGAAGCGCCCGTCGAAGCCGCTGGGGAAGAACACGCTCTACAAGCTGCTGACGAACCCGTACTATGCCGGGGTGATCCGGTACAAGGGAGCACTGCATCCCGGAGCACACGATCCGCTGATCGAGCCCGCACTATTCGATCAGGTGCAATCGCTGCTCAAGGCGCGCAACGCCAAGATGACGCGGCACGTCACGCACGCGCACCACCTGAAAGGGCTGCTGCACTGCGGGTCGTGCGGGTCGCGGATGCTGCTGGACTTCGCGACGAACCCGCGCGGCACCACCTACTCATACTTCATCTGCTCCGGCCGCGCAGCGAAGAAGACGAACTGCACCCGCCGCGCCGTGCCCGTCCAAGTCGCCGAACGCCTGGTCGAAGACTCATACAGGGACATCACCATCAGCGAAGCCGACTACCTGCACCTCGCCGCCGAAGTTGATGCCGCATTCGACGAGCAAAGCGCGGGGCGAGATCAGGAGTTCACCGACCTCACCACCCACCGCGCCAGGCTCGAAGCAGAGAGCGACAAGCTCCTCGCCGCACACTTCGCCGACGCCATCGACCTGCCTGAGTATTCGGTCTTCTGA